A region from the Natronoarchaeum mannanilyticum genome encodes:
- a CDS encoding LLM class flavin-dependent oxidoreductase, whose translation MTADISFEYNVPVFAGAPDAGDDEPVHRDTPAYEALDWETTKEGILKAEELGFDAAWAPDHLMLGRDRAEYECWTLLSAMAGFTDDINIGSLVLCNDYRNPALVAKMAATLDVISEGRLELGLGAGWHEPEYDAYDWEYREGFDRLMRLDESIRLMKRMWAAGGEGASFDGDHYQIDDAPCAPAPVQEPHPDILVGGQGENVTLKLVAKHADVWNTDVFNGDVETLEHKIGVIEDHCETVGRDPDEIEYSWDGHVVCTRDEDKLDRMLDLMTPIQFEDEYTDQPDITRENADDYFIVGTPEECAEAIERRIDAGVTKFMGWFVDFPDHDGMELFADEVMPEFA comes from the coding sequence ATGACGGCCGACATCTCCTTCGAGTACAACGTGCCCGTGTTCGCCGGCGCGCCCGACGCGGGCGACGACGAACCGGTCCACCGCGACACCCCGGCATACGAGGCGCTCGACTGGGAGACTACCAAGGAGGGCATCCTCAAAGCCGAGGAGCTCGGTTTCGACGCGGCGTGGGCGCCCGACCACCTGATGCTCGGCCGCGACCGCGCCGAGTACGAGTGCTGGACGCTCCTGTCGGCGATGGCCGGGTTCACCGACGACATCAACATCGGCTCGCTGGTGCTGTGTAACGACTACCGGAACCCAGCGCTGGTCGCGAAGATGGCGGCGACGCTCGACGTCATCTCGGAGGGGCGCCTCGAACTCGGCCTCGGTGCGGGGTGGCACGAGCCCGAGTACGACGCCTACGACTGGGAGTACCGCGAGGGCTTCGACCGGCTCATGCGCCTGGACGAGTCGATCCGCCTGATGAAGCGGATGTGGGCGGCCGGCGGCGAGGGAGCGAGCTTCGACGGCGACCACTATCAGATCGACGACGCGCCGTGCGCGCCGGCGCCCGTTCAGGAGCCGCATCCCGACATCCTCGTCGGCGGGCAGGGCGAGAACGTGACGCTCAAGCTCGTCGCCAAGCACGCCGACGTCTGGAACACCGACGTGTTCAACGGCGACGTCGAGACCCTGGAGCACAAGATCGGCGTCATCGAGGACCACTGCGAGACCGTCGGTCGCGACCCCGACGAGATCGAGTACTCGTGGGACGGTCACGTCGTCTGCACGCGCGACGAGGACAAGCTCGACCGGATGCTCGATCTGATGACGCCGATCCAGTTCGAGGACGAGTACACCGACCAGCCCGACATCACCCGCGAGAACGCCGACGACTACTTCATCGTCGGGACGCCCGAGGAGTGCGCCGAGGCGATCGAGCGGCGGATCGACGCCGGCGTGACGAAGTTCATGGGCTGGTTCGTCGACTTCCCCGACCACGACGGGATGGAGCTGTTCGCCGACGAAGTGATGCCGGAGTTCGCGTAG
- the glmS gene encoding glutamine--fructose-6-phosphate transaminase (isomerizing) — protein sequence MCGIVGYIGRDRQNDARDVLVGGLENLEYRGYDSAGVALSNGDVTVVKREGEVSELVAALESRETLAAPVGIGHTRWSTHGEPSDENAHPHTDCTGDLAVVHNGIIENYEQLKAELRGEGHEFESETDTEVVPHLIEAAMERGENREAAFRAAIERLEGSYAIAAVFEDSEEVLTARQDSPLVIGVGDDGYYLASDVPAFIDHTDQVLYLEDGEFARLTPETVSITDADGRPVEKSLSTVEWDAEDAGKSGYDHYMLKEIHEQPRALRKCLRERVDAIERTVDLDLEGLDDVSAIHLVACGTSYHAALYGARLLRERGIPAQTFVASEYDRASLAGETPLVVGVTQSGETADTLGALRTARAAGARTLAVTNTVGSTAARECDEALYVRAGPEIGVAATKTFASQQIALHAFALWLSEESIGSDRIDALRALPDQVQAVLDDSDARSVAEAYADSSAFFFVGRRHHQPVALEGALKLKEISYEHAEGFAAGELKHGPLALIEDDTPLIAVVTGDDEIAQKTVSNVKEVQARGAPVIAVTDGRSDVEQYANHVLEIPETDPTLAPVLANVQLQLLSYWIAAELGRPIDKPRHLAKSVTVK from the coding sequence ATGTGCGGGATCGTCGGCTACATCGGCCGCGACCGCCAGAACGACGCCCGCGACGTGCTCGTCGGCGGCCTGGAGAACCTGGAGTACCGGGGATACGACTCGGCTGGGGTCGCGCTGTCGAACGGCGACGTCACCGTCGTCAAGCGCGAGGGCGAGGTTTCGGAACTCGTCGCCGCGCTCGAGAGCCGGGAGACGCTGGCCGCGCCCGTCGGGATCGGCCACACGCGCTGGTCGACCCACGGCGAGCCCTCCGACGAGAACGCGCACCCACACACCGACTGTACGGGCGATCTCGCGGTCGTTCACAACGGCATCATCGAGAACTACGAGCAACTCAAGGCCGAGCTTCGCGGCGAGGGTCACGAGTTCGAGAGCGAGACCGACACCGAGGTCGTCCCGCACCTGATCGAGGCGGCGATGGAACGCGGCGAGAACCGCGAAGCCGCCTTCCGTGCGGCGATCGAGCGCCTCGAGGGGAGCTACGCGATCGCCGCCGTGTTCGAGGACTCCGAGGAAGTGCTCACCGCACGGCAGGACTCGCCACTCGTGATCGGCGTCGGCGACGACGGCTACTACCTCGCCAGCGACGTGCCGGCGTTTATCGACCACACCGACCAGGTCCTCTATCTGGAGGACGGCGAGTTCGCCCGACTCACGCCCGAGACTGTCAGCATCACGGACGCCGACGGTCGGCCGGTCGAAAAGTCGCTTTCGACCGTGGAGTGGGACGCCGAAGACGCGGGCAAGAGCGGCTACGACCACTACATGCTCAAGGAGATCCACGAGCAGCCCCGGGCGCTCCGGAAGTGCCTGCGCGAGCGGGTCGACGCAATCGAGCGCACCGTCGACCTCGACCTCGAGGGACTCGACGACGTCTCGGCGATCCACCTCGTCGCCTGCGGGACGAGCTACCACGCCGCGCTGTACGGCGCGCGCCTGCTCCGGGAACGGGGTATCCCCGCCCAGACGTTCGTCGCCAGCGAGTACGACCGGGCGTCGCTGGCCGGCGAGACGCCGCTGGTCGTCGGGGTCACCCAGAGCGGCGAAACCGCCGACACGCTGGGGGCGCTCCGGACGGCCCGCGCCGCGGGCGCCCGGACGCTCGCGGTGACGAACACGGTCGGCAGCACGGCCGCCCGCGAGTGCGACGAGGCGCTGTACGTCCGCGCCGGTCCCGAGATCGGCGTCGCCGCGACCAAGACGTTCGCCAGCCAGCAGATCGCGCTCCACGCGTTCGCGCTGTGGCTCTCCGAGGAGTCGATCGGCTCCGATCGGATCGACGCGCTGCGGGCCCTGCCCGACCAAGTGCAGGCCGTGCTCGACGACTCGGACGCCCGATCGGTCGCCGAGGCGTACGCCGATTCCTCGGCGTTCTTCTTCGTCGGGCGGCGGCACCACCAGCCGGTCGCGCTCGAAGGCGCGCTGAAGCTCAAGGAGATTTCCTACGAGCACGCCGAAGGATTCGCTGCGGGCGAGCTGAAACACGGCCCGCTCGCGCTGATCGAGGACGACACGCCCCTGATCGCGGTCGTCACCGGCGACGACGAGATCGCCCAGAAGACCGTGAGCAACGTCAAGGAGGTCCAGGCCCGCGGCGCGCCCGTGATCGCCGTCACCGACGGCCGGTCGGACGTCGAGCAGTACGCGAACCACGTGCTGGAGATCCCCGAAACCGATCCGACGCTCGCGCCGGTACTGGCGAACGTCCAGTTGCAGCTGCTGTCGTACTGGATCGCCGCGGAGCTCGGTCGACCGATCGACAAGCCGCGGCATCTGGCGAAGAGCGTCACCGTTAAGTAA
- a CDS encoding HAMP domain-containing sensor histidine kinase, translating to MPDHGNDASSDALDTVAVDAIPAPVVGYEVADGTARIAATNDATNASFDATSIGTSLREWLLGNGAVDEATVADACSALADGDAIDVEIGVRPGGDAAAERRPVRLRSFEGADGSDRTEGQILVTELSPTRVDGVEHGSVTSVITHDLRNPLDVANAHLRAARETGDEEHFDQVKESHDRMERIIQDALTLARGERALDVTENVAIGDVAADAWATVDTGTASLDADDELPRIDADPDRLQRLFENLFRNAIEHGSTDNRETADSNGDEPVHVRVGNVDGGFFVADDGPGIPADERDRVFEAGYSSSETGSGTGLGLTIVERIARAHDWTVSLTEGSRGGARFEFRPIQND from the coding sequence GTGCCTGACCACGGAAACGACGCGTCGTCGGACGCCCTCGACACCGTCGCGGTCGACGCGATTCCGGCGCCGGTCGTCGGCTACGAGGTCGCGGACGGAACCGCGAGAATCGCGGCGACGAACGACGCCACGAACGCCTCGTTCGACGCGACCTCGATCGGGACGAGCCTCCGCGAGTGGCTACTGGGCAACGGCGCGGTCGACGAGGCGACCGTCGCGGACGCCTGTTCCGCGCTCGCCGACGGCGACGCGATCGACGTCGAGATCGGCGTCCGACCGGGCGGCGACGCCGCGGCCGAGCGACGTCCGGTTCGGCTTCGAAGTTTCGAGGGTGCAGATGGTAGCGATAGAACTGAGGGGCAGATCCTCGTCACCGAACTGTCGCCGACGCGCGTCGACGGCGTCGAGCACGGCAGCGTCACGAGCGTCATCACCCACGACCTGCGGAACCCGCTCGACGTGGCGAACGCCCACCTCCGGGCGGCTCGCGAAACCGGCGACGAGGAACATTTCGATCAGGTGAAAGAATCGCACGATCGGATGGAGCGGATCATCCAGGACGCACTGACGCTGGCCCGCGGCGAGCGCGCGCTCGACGTGACCGAGAACGTCGCGATCGGCGACGTGGCGGCCGACGCCTGGGCGACCGTCGACACGGGCACCGCGTCGCTCGACGCGGACGACGAGCTCCCGAGGATCGACGCCGACCCCGACAGGCTCCAGCGGCTGTTCGAGAACCTGTTCCGAAATGCGATCGAGCACGGCTCGACAGATAATCGGGAGACGGCCGACTCGAACGGCGACGAGCCGGTCCACGTCCGGGTCGGAAACGTCGACGGTGGGTTCTTCGTCGCCGACGACGGGCCGGGGATCCCGGCCGACGAGCGCGATCGAGTGTTCGAGGCCGGCTACTCGTCGAGTGAGACGGGCAGCGGAACCGGCCTCGGACTGACGATCGTCGAGCGGATCGCCCGCGCGCACGACTGGACCGTCTCGCTCACCGAGGGATCTCGCGGCGGCGCCAGATTCGAGTTTCGACCGATCCAGAATGACTGA
- a CDS encoding nucleotidyltransferase family protein — MASPTAVVLAAGEGKRLRPLTRNRPKPLLPAGPTPILDHVLDTLTAVGIDDIVIVVGYKESRVQDHVGSTHDGADVSYVSQDSQLGSGHALLQAESVVDDSMLVVNGDQIVAPRIVREVLDAHRDAPDASATLAALDRGEVHRYGGVAIEDGRAVDFAEQPDDEGRYHLNAGVYAFERSIFDALQSSGTENGSLTLPGGLQTAVDRGETVQAVRTSGLWADANYPWDILTLAR, encoded by the coding sequence ATGGCATCACCTACGGCCGTCGTGCTTGCCGCCGGCGAGGGCAAGCGCCTCCGGCCGCTCACGCGAAATCGGCCGAAACCGCTGCTCCCCGCGGGTCCGACGCCGATTCTCGACCACGTTCTCGACACGCTGACCGCCGTCGGCATCGACGACATCGTGATCGTCGTCGGCTACAAGGAATCCCGCGTCCAGGACCACGTCGGCTCGACCCACGACGGCGCCGACGTCAGCTACGTCTCGCAGGACTCCCAGCTCGGTAGCGGCCACGCGCTGCTGCAGGCGGAATCGGTCGTCGACGACTCGATGCTGGTCGTCAACGGCGACCAGATCGTCGCGCCGCGGATCGTCCGGGAAGTGCTCGACGCCCACCGCGACGCGCCGGACGCCTCCGCGACGCTGGCGGCGCTCGACCGCGGCGAGGTCCACCGGTACGGCGGCGTCGCGATCGAGGACGGCCGCGCGGTCGATTTCGCCGAACAGCCCGACGACGAGGGGCGATACCACCTCAACGCCGGCGTCTACGCGTTCGAGCGGTCGATCTTCGACGCGCTCCAGTCGTCCGGGACCGAGAACGGCAGTCTGACGCTCCCCGGCGGGCTGCAGACGGCCGTCGACCGCGGCGAAACGGTGCAGGCCGTCCGAACCTCGGGGCTCTGGGCGGACGCCAACTACCCCTGGGACATACTCACGCTCGCCCGGG
- a CDS encoding bacterio-opsin activator domain-containing protein has translation MTDRTDDADADAMDERLRRAPIGVVETTSDGVVVDANDAAAELLETDRGALRGTAIEESFPKSAAGTLREAFEGASPAPASFEEYYPPIERWLAVDVRVDDGALVYVRDRTPRKDVEQAVDRLDQQLDRVQRINSLVATVLQQVIGVSDRSDVARTVCERLGGTDLYRFAWVGDREFPRERLRMLAAAGDADDLRERIEESLGGEKSLPGQVAVASGETQLVEAIAEDDAVPRDVRRAAFGGGLQSCLAVPLAYQGTVYGVVTVYSGREDGFSEQERVGLETLGSVAGFAIKAGRQEDQLVADTVTEVTVEARDETIPFVEAAREADRGLSLDGAVPRGDGAVVCYLAAGGPIEEGERSLADHEAVADVRQIRSDGEPLLQATVVGETPVTALSAWGATVKGGEYDAESGRLVAEVPADGDVRRLVEAVDAAVEETHLVAKEEATRTPEPVEAFQNGLDEQLTDRQRTVLRTAHLSDYFASPRGSTSAEVAETLDIAGSTMLYHLRRAEQKLVAAFFEDDAEPTAASGDREERASDDS, from the coding sequence ATGACTGACCGAACGGACGACGCCGACGCGGACGCGATGGACGAACGACTACGACGGGCACCGATCGGGGTCGTCGAGACGACGAGCGACGGCGTCGTCGTCGACGCCAACGACGCCGCGGCGGAGCTGCTGGAGACCGATCGGGGCGCGCTGCGCGGGACGGCCATCGAGGAGAGCTTCCCGAAGTCGGCGGCCGGAACCCTGCGGGAGGCGTTCGAGGGCGCGTCCCCGGCGCCCGCGTCGTTCGAGGAGTACTACCCGCCGATCGAGCGGTGGCTCGCGGTTGACGTCCGCGTCGACGACGGCGCGCTCGTGTACGTCCGGGACCGGACGCCGCGCAAGGACGTCGAGCAGGCCGTCGACCGGCTCGACCAGCAGCTCGACCGGGTCCAGCGGATCAACTCGCTCGTCGCGACCGTGTTGCAGCAGGTCATCGGCGTGTCGGACCGCTCGGACGTCGCCCGGACGGTCTGCGAGCGCCTGGGCGGGACCGACCTCTACCGGTTCGCCTGGGTCGGCGACCGGGAGTTCCCGCGAGAGCGCCTCCGGATGCTCGCCGCGGCGGGCGACGCCGACGACCTGCGCGAGCGGATCGAGGAAAGCCTGGGTGGCGAGAAGAGCCTGCCCGGCCAGGTGGCCGTCGCGTCGGGCGAAACGCAACTCGTCGAGGCGATCGCCGAGGACGACGCCGTCCCTCGCGACGTCCGGCGAGCGGCGTTCGGCGGCGGGCTCCAGTCGTGTCTGGCGGTCCCGCTGGCGTACCAGGGAACGGTCTACGGCGTCGTGACGGTGTACTCTGGCCGGGAAGACGGCTTTAGCGAACAGGAGCGGGTCGGCCTCGAAACCCTGGGGAGCGTCGCCGGGTTCGCGATCAAGGCCGGACGGCAGGAGGACCAGCTGGTCGCCGACACGGTCACGGAGGTCACCGTCGAGGCCCGCGACGAGACGATCCCGTTCGTCGAGGCCGCGCGCGAAGCCGACCGCGGCCTGTCGCTCGACGGCGCGGTCCCGCGCGGCGACGGCGCCGTCGTCTGCTATCTCGCCGCCGGCGGCCCGATCGAGGAGGGAGAGAGATCGCTGGCGGACCACGAAGCGGTCGCCGACGTGCGACAGATCCGGTCGGATGGTGAACCGCTCCTGCAGGCGACCGTCGTCGGGGAGACGCCGGTGACCGCGCTCTCTGCGTGGGGCGCGACGGTCAAGGGCGGCGAGTACGACGCCGAGTCGGGACGGCTCGTCGCCGAAGTCCCGGCCGACGGGGACGTTCGGCGGCTGGTCGAGGCGGTCGACGCCGCGGTCGAGGAGACGCACCTCGTCGCCAAGGAGGAGGCGACACGAACGCCCGAGCCGGTCGAGGCGTTTCAAAACGGCCTCGACGAGCAGTTGACCGACAGGCAGCGGACGGTGCTGCGGACCGCCCACCTGTCGGACTACTTCGCGTCGCCCCGCGGGAGCACCTCCGCGGAGGTCGCCGAAACGCTCGACATCGCCGGCTCGACGATGCTGTATCACCTCCGGCGGGCCGAGCAGAAACTCGTCGCTGCGTTTTTCGAGGACGACGCGGAACCGACCGCAGCGTCCGGCGACCGGGAGGAGCGGGCGAGCGACGACTCGTAG
- a CDS encoding winged helix-turn-helix domain-containing protein encodes MSKSEPSRSVRPTGRRGGPFESDETTIDAEAALELLSDDHARRVLDALDEEPLPASDLVERIDSSRATVYRRLDSLESAGLVRSSISVRADGHHRQQYRVAVDRVRLGVGSDGIAVEAAD; translated from the coding sequence ATGTCGAAATCAGAGCCGTCCCGATCGGTACGACCGACGGGCCGACGCGGCGGTCCGTTCGAGAGCGACGAGACGACGATCGACGCCGAGGCGGCGCTGGAGCTGCTGAGCGACGATCACGCCCGACGCGTGCTGGACGCGCTCGACGAGGAACCGCTCCCCGCGAGCGATCTGGTCGAACGCATAGACAGTTCTCGCGCGACCGTGTATCGGCGCCTCGACAGCCTCGAATCGGCGGGGCTCGTCCGCAGTTCGATCAGTGTACGGGCCGACGGGCACCACCGACAGCAGTACCGGGTCGCCGTCGATCGCGTGCGGCTCGGCGTCGGCAGCGACGGGATCGCGGTCGAAGCGGCCGATTGA
- a CDS encoding undecaprenyl-diphosphate phosphatase produces the protein MDLHELLIALLAGALQGVLEWLPVSSQGNLSLFLTAVGTSPEIAIQLSLFLQVGTTLSAAIYYREDIAEALGDAPGWRPRTAFERPNAELSFVVLATAVTGVVGIPLYATLLDAASELAGGAFVALIGILLVLTGLLQQTSESVGLGNRDLPDWIDAVLVGALQGLAVLPGVSRSGTTASGLLVRGHDGPSAFRLSFLMSIPAGLGAAALTMADAGGLPGVSAGSAAVSLVVSVVVGYAAIDALLRIVERVPFWAVCYGLGGLAIVGGALVTVA, from the coding sequence ATGGATCTCCACGAACTGCTTATCGCCCTGCTCGCCGGCGCCCTCCAGGGTGTCCTGGAGTGGCTCCCGGTGTCCAGCCAGGGCAACCTCTCGCTGTTTCTGACTGCGGTGGGCACCTCGCCCGAGATCGCGATCCAGCTCTCGCTGTTCCTCCAGGTCGGCACGACGCTGTCCGCCGCGATCTACTACCGCGAGGACATCGCCGAGGCGCTCGGCGACGCGCCGGGCTGGCGCCCGCGGACGGCGTTTGAGCGGCCGAACGCCGAGCTGTCGTTCGTCGTTCTGGCGACCGCCGTGACGGGCGTCGTCGGCATCCCGCTGTACGCCACGCTGCTCGACGCCGCGAGCGAGCTCGCCGGCGGCGCGTTCGTCGCGCTGATCGGAATTTTGCTCGTGCTCACGGGCCTGCTCCAGCAGACCAGCGAGTCGGTCGGTCTCGGGAACCGGGACCTGCCGGACTGGATCGACGCGGTCCTCGTCGGCGCGCTCCAGGGGTTGGCGGTGCTCCCCGGCGTCTCCCGGTCGGGCACGACCGCCAGCGGGCTGCTCGTCCGCGGCCACGACGGGCCCTCGGCGTTCCGGCTCTCCTTTCTCATGTCGATCCCCGCGGGGCTGGGCGCCGCGGCGCTGACGATGGCCGACGCCGGCGGGCTACCCGGCGTGTCGGCCGGATCGGCCGCGGTGTCGCTGGTCGTCAGCGTCGTCGTGGGGTACGCCGCGATCGACGCCCTGCTGCGGATCGTCGAGCGCGTCCCGTTCTGGGCGGTCTGTTACGGGCTGGGCGGGCTGGCGATCGTCGGCGGCGCGCTGGTGACGGTGGCCTGA
- a CDS encoding response regulator, protein MGDAMRVGEPRVLMVDDEKKVADAYALRLEGVADVTVAYGGEEALELVADPPAPDVVLLDRHMPGLSGDEVLDRIRERDVATRVVMVTAIDPGLDIVEMPFDDYLSKPVEREDLRAAVDQQCRVLAYELLGEYFRLESTRAVVDAELPADEIENDDRLAEIEARRSTVEERVLRLLPEAEELLSEFSGIDRGRH, encoded by the coding sequence ATGGGTGACGCGATGCGCGTAGGGGAGCCCCGGGTCCTGATGGTCGACGACGAGAAGAAGGTGGCCGACGCGTACGCGCTCCGGCTGGAGGGCGTCGCCGACGTGACCGTCGCCTACGGCGGCGAGGAGGCGCTCGAACTCGTCGCCGACCCGCCGGCGCCCGACGTCGTCCTGCTCGACCGGCACATGCCCGGCCTCTCGGGCGACGAGGTGCTCGATCGCATCCGAGAGCGCGACGTCGCGACGCGAGTCGTCATGGTGACGGCGATCGATCCCGGGCTGGACATCGTCGAGATGCCGTTCGACGACTACCTCTCGAAGCCGGTCGAGCGCGAGGATCTCCGCGCCGCGGTCGACCAGCAGTGCCGGGTGCTCGCGTACGAACTGCTGGGCGAGTACTTCCGTCTGGAGTCGACCCGGGCGGTCGTGGACGCCGAACTCCCGGCCGACGAGATCGAGAACGACGATCGGCTCGCAGAGATCGAGGCTCGGCGATCGACCGTCGAGGAGCGGGTTCTGCGGTTGCTCCCCGAGGCCGAGGAACTGCTGTCGGAGTTCTCGGGCATCGACCGCGGGCGACACTGA
- the rhcD gene encoding L-rhamnonate dehydratase (part of the rhamnose catabolism pathway): MEITDVSATKISNESWGEFIEFPLVTIMSKYDEYRNVDGENPQARRKWMGPVGDVVVEVETDAGITGVGVGNWGSGAIATVVEETLSKLVIGEDPMRRERLWEQMYRATLPFGRKGVAVMAISAVDQALWDIAGKDAGKPVYELLGGPTKDEIPAYASNLHPVDMEKLEREALQYAEEGFDAVKLRFLHGPGDGRSGMKKNEEIVKTVRDAVGDELEIAGDAYMGWSVKYAKKMVDRLEPYDMAWVEEPVIADDISGYAEVREAAPMPISGGEHEFTRWGHEDLLEEGAVDILQPDVGRVGGITEMKKVADMAEVHDVPVIPHAGTNPTLHAIAGHTNMPMAEYFPTPEWFEEQQDEQESTYADAIFENPPSPEDGSIPLPDEPGVSTQLNREALDHFAVE; encoded by the coding sequence ATGGAAATCACTGACGTCTCAGCCACGAAAATCAGCAACGAGTCGTGGGGCGAGTTCATCGAGTTCCCGCTCGTGACGATCATGTCGAAATACGACGAGTACCGCAACGTCGACGGCGAGAACCCCCAGGCCCGCCGGAAGTGGATGGGGCCGGTGGGCGACGTCGTCGTCGAGGTCGAGACCGACGCCGGCATCACCGGCGTCGGCGTCGGCAACTGGGGCAGCGGCGCCATCGCCACCGTCGTCGAGGAGACGCTCTCGAAGCTCGTGATCGGCGAGGACCCCATGCGGCGCGAGCGCCTCTGGGAGCAGATGTACCGCGCGACCCTACCGTTCGGCCGCAAGGGCGTCGCCGTCATGGCGATCAGCGCGGTCGACCAGGCGCTGTGGGACATCGCGGGCAAGGACGCCGGCAAGCCGGTGTACGAACTGCTCGGCGGCCCCACCAAGGACGAAATTCCCGCCTACGCGTCGAACCTCCACCCCGTCGACATGGAGAAACTCGAGCGCGAGGCGCTCCAGTACGCCGAGGAAGGGTTCGACGCGGTGAAACTGCGCTTCCTCCACGGCCCCGGCGACGGGCGCTCGGGGATGAAGAAAAACGAAGAGATCGTCAAAACTGTCCGCGACGCCGTGGGCGACGAACTCGAGATCGCGGGCGACGCCTACATGGGCTGGTCGGTGAAGTACGCGAAGAAGATGGTCGATCGCCTCGAACCGTACGACATGGCGTGGGTCGAGGAGCCCGTCATCGCGGACGACATCTCGGGCTACGCCGAGGTTCGAGAGGCCGCGCCGATGCCGATCTCCGGCGGCGAGCACGAGTTCACCCGCTGGGGCCACGAGGACCTGCTGGAGGAGGGCGCCGTCGACATCCTCCAGCCCGACGTGGGCCGCGTCGGCGGCATCACGGAGATGAAGAAGGTCGCGGACATGGCCGAAGTCCACGACGTCCCCGTGATCCCCCACGCCGGCACGAACCCGACGCTCCACGCCATTGCGGGCCACACCAACATGCCGATGGCGGAGTACTTCCCGACCCCCGAATGGTTCGAGGAGCAACAGGACGAACAGGAGTCGACCTACGCCGACGCCATCTTCGAGAACCCGCCTTCGCCCGAGGACGGGTCGATCCCGCTGCCCGACGAGCCCGGCGTCAGCACGCAACTGAACCGCGAGGCGCTCGACCACTTCGCGGTGGAGTGA
- a CDS encoding winged helix-turn-helix domain-containing protein — MAENDCAPRSGRASENVSSGTERTIDVDELLAVLAEEYTEEILAALGEESAPAREIAESAGTSRPTVYRRLNRLVEVGAVETTMVPSPGGQRRKEFRLVLDEIEFPVVSAEDADEDESRQSGGENATPQKLAHATQ, encoded by the coding sequence ATGGCAGAGAACGATTGCGCGCCGCGATCCGGCCGAGCGTCAGAGAACGTATCGAGCGGCACCGAGCGAACGATCGACGTCGACGAGCTGCTGGCGGTGCTGGCCGAGGAGTACACCGAGGAAATCCTGGCCGCGCTGGGCGAGGAATCGGCGCCCGCCCGCGAGATCGCGGAGAGCGCTGGCACCTCCCGGCCGACGGTGTATCGGCGACTCAACCGACTCGTGGAGGTCGGCGCCGTCGAGACGACGATGGTTCCGTCGCCCGGCGGGCAGCGCCGGAAGGAGTTCCGGCTCGTCCTCGACGAGATCGAGTTCCCGGTCGTGAGCGCCGAGGACGCGGACGAAGACGAGTCCCGACAGAGCGGAGGCGAGAACGCGACGCCACAGAAACTCGCACACGCCACGCAGTAG
- a CDS encoding ABC transporter ATP-binding protein: protein MTAISADGLSKRYATVTALDRVSLSVEEGEIFGFLGPNGAGKSTFINILLDFARPTDGSAALFGNDCQAEGVAARGRVGVLPEGYSVFDRLTGRQHVEYAVRSKDADDEPVEILDRVGILDAAERQASDYSKGMKQRLVLGMALVGEPDLLILDEPTTGLDPNGAAEIRSILREERDRGAAIFFSSHILEQVEAICDRVAILQDGELVAVDTIDGLRQSIGGGTKLLIDVDELGDETTEAVRGVDGVETVTIRDDSTLEVTCTNDAKMDVVVELQRLGADVVNFRTEEASLEDMFVAYTGGGRE, encoded by the coding sequence ATGACGGCCATCTCCGCCGACGGACTCTCGAAGCGGTACGCGACGGTCACGGCGCTGGACCGGGTCAGCCTCTCGGTCGAGGAAGGAGAGATCTTCGGCTTTCTCGGCCCGAACGGCGCCGGCAAGTCGACGTTCATCAACATTCTGCTCGACTTCGCGCGGCCCACCGACGGGTCGGCCGCGCTGTTCGGCAACGACTGCCAGGCCGAGGGCGTCGCGGCCCGCGGGCGCGTCGGCGTGCTGCCCGAGGGGTACTCGGTGTTCGACCGGCTCACCGGCCGCCAGCACGTCGAGTACGCGGTCCGGTCGAAGGACGCCGACGACGAGCCGGTCGAGATCCTCGATCGCGTCGGCATCCTGGACGCGGCCGAACGCCAGGCCAGCGACTACTCCAAGGGGATGAAACAGCGCCTCGTGCTGGGGATGGCGCTGGTCGGCGAGCCCGACCTACTGATCCTCGACGAGCCGACGACCGGGCTCGATCCCAACGGCGCCGCCGAGATCCGGTCGATCCTCCGCGAGGAGCGCGATCGCGGCGCGGCGATCTTCTTTTCGAGCCACATCCTCGAACAGGTCGAAGCGATCTGCGACCGCGTCGCCATCCTGCAGGACGGCGAGCTCGTCGCCGTCGACACGATCGACGGACTCCGACAGTCGATCGGCGGCGGCACCAAGCTCCTGATCGACGTCGACGAACTGGGCGACGAGACGACCGAGGCGGTCCGGGGCGTCGACGGCGTCGAGACCGTGACGATCCGAGACGACTCGACGCTGGAAGTGACTTGCACGAACGACGCCAAGATGGACGTCGTGGTCGAACTCCAGCGCCTCGGCGCCGACGTCGTGAACTTCCGGACCGAGGAGGCGTCGCTCGAAGACATGTTCGTCGCCTACACCGGGGGCGGTCGAGAATGA